A segment of the Triticum urartu cultivar G1812 chromosome 1, Tu2.1, whole genome shotgun sequence genome:
CTCCGTGACGCAACTGCTAACGGGCTCTGGCTCTACCCGCTTGGTAAACTTATCAACAATGACCAAGAGGTGGGTCTTCTTGCAAGACAATGACTTGaagggtcccaccatgtcaagcctctagatcgcaaaaggccaagtgattggaatcatccaaAGAGCCTGAGCCGACATATGGTCTTGTCTTGCATATCTCTAGCAACCATCACATGTGCGAAATATCTGCTCTGTGCCAGTGTGGGCTAAGCCAGAAAAATCCGTGCCTAAAAGCTTTCGCGACCAGTGACCAGGAACttgcatggtgaccacaatctctaGAGTGAATCTCATTGAGGATTTTTCGGCGTTCTTCCGGAGAAACACACCTCTGGCTGTGAAGGAGGAGGTGTTGTCGACGATTACAAAGGTGCGTAGGTGCCTCCTCCACTGCCTCGATGGCCGCTGAAATGGTGGCTCCTTGTCGCCGCGTAGCATCGTCACCACGGAGGAGAGAGCGATGTGGTTGGTAGCGCGACAAGCCGTTTAGTGTTTGCCAAATACGATGAGGCGCCGGCATGGGTCACACGAACCCCAACCTCACGGAGGCCTAGGCTCGCGACTAGTCGCTGACCATCACAGACACGGTCATGCAGGGCCACCACCAGCTTGATGGGGAGCTCGCCAAGATCGGCAAGTGATGAGTGTTATTTTTACACTCCTCTAACCTGAGTTTAAACTGATATATTTCATTAAAACCGAGATAGTCGCTCCGCTATTGCCACCAATGACTAATAAATGCATGGGATTCCAAAAATCTTTCTTTATTTTGTTCCCGCGGGAAATGGAGTATTTATGGACGAAATCAAGCCAATACTTGAAAAGGAGTAAATTGGAGAAACAGAGCAAAAGACGGCGTTCCATGCGACCGCGCTAGCTCGTATGAGCGGTCGCATGACATGGAAACGGAGACTCCTCATCCACTTGAACAAACTTTATAAAGGGGGTCAAGGCCAAAATGGATGACGGACCAAGTCATGGGAAGTGCAGAACAATTAGTCATCATCGTCTTCATTTCCATCAACCCTTGCCGCCGCCATTTCCTTCTCCATAGCCACCACCTTCATCTTCAccattgttctcctccatctaGTCATATTTGTAATCGTCTATCACACACGGCATCCATTGTAAGACATATTATCAATCAATCTACCTTCATAATGTGTTCTTCAATGTGCTCTCCGTGTGATCTGATCTCCATGTGTGGGTTCCTCGATAAGGTATGGGTTGAGGCAAGTGCCTTGCAACCCGAAGTATTTGTTGGAGGATCAATGGAAGGACTTTGAATTAGCATATCGTATGCGTAACATAAATTTTTTCTATAGTTGTTTCTTGTCTCATTTGTGTTCTTCATCCCTACAGGTACCCAAGATCATGGAGAATGAGCCATGGAGAGACAAAGGGCAGGGAGACCGTGAAGTGTTATTCTGAACACTAGTGACAGAAAGGTTTTAATATGGTAACATGGATCATATCCCTGGGGATTCAAAAGGTGTAGTCAATAAACGTCCAATGCTTTTGTCTGATTATTGCAATATTAATTATCGAGGGAACCCCGCGTGACAGACAGTGCCTTCGGTTGGACAACTGACTCTTGATAAAGGACGCGCGCCGGTCAAGACGTAATTTGCACATATCCCCCACTTCGATACGTAGTAAGCACATCTTGATGGGCGACTTCTAGATCGCAAATTAAGATCATATTTGATCCCGTCAGATCTCGTGCCCATGCCTATTTTTATTGCAAGTGTTCTTCGTGTGTCAGTTTGATTTATGATCCGGTCACAAGCTGGAATTAATTATTTAACAAAAGCTTGTTTGAGACCCTAGCTTAAAGGGCACCATCCACCCGTCGCTTCGATAACTCAGGGCCACCTCTGAGGAAAAAGGCGAAAATCCTTTTTCTCCATTTCCGGATCACCAAAGTAATTAGCGAGGAGTGGTCACTCAACGACACCTTCGGTACCGCGATAGGGGCAAGGCCGACAGGGCACCTGATCATGGTCAACATTGGCTAAGTCGGCTCTCCGCACGACACAGGAGGAAGTAGAGGGGCTCCTCTGCGAGTGCTAGGCAGGGATGCTGCGGCAGCACCCTTACGTAGCTGGAAGGACTACTCGGACAACAACAGGACGATGACGAAGGTGTCGCCGGCCAGCTCGGGACGACGTACCAGGTTAGCTAgtttaattaattttaatttttttttactTGAACGGATGAAATACCGTCCATTTTATGCAAATCATGTCTGAACTTAAGTGAATTTCGTCGTGTTTGATTGAGAATCATCTGGTTTGTTCAAATCCGCTTTGAAATATACGCGGAAAAGGTTGGATGACCAACTTCCACTGTCCCTCTCCATGAGCATGTTCGCAGACAAAAAAGTGTCCCGGAGCGTTGAAGATGCCCTAAACTAAATTGCATAGCCGGGTGGAGCGTCCAACATGGCTCCTACTGCCTTTGTGAAACCCAAACCCGTTGTCTCTACCCAAGTATACCCACTTGATACGACAGCCGTAGATCTTCCCTCCGTGGCTCAATCCGCTCCGTCCACTCCCCTGATCCAAACCCTCCGATTCGAACGTTACGCCGGCCCCTTCATATATCCGTTGCCCCCCTACTAGCCGTTGCCCCTTTCCCTTTCTTCCGATCTCCGATCCATCGACCGACCaaatccctctctctctcccccaaGCTTCCGGCTCCCCAATCTCTCCCCTTCCCTTCTTGGCGACCCACTCTTTGGCCGTCCCCGTGACCGAAATCCCATGGAGACCGCCGTTCTTGCGCCACAGCAGGTCAACCCGGCTCAAGCGGCGGTGCCGCAGACCAGGAACGCGGCGGCCATGGCCGCCATGCGGAAGCTCGGCGCCACCTCGGCGAGGAGGAAGACGCTCTGCGACATCACCAACCTGAGACGGCCGCTGGAGGCGGCGGCCGATGAGGGGCATCAGGACGGGTCGAGGTGCGCGGACGGCGTGGATGCAGTCGCGCGGTTGGTCAAGGCAAGATTTGTCCgccgtctttcttttttcttggTTATTATCAGTATGATGGATCGTGGTCGCTAACGCTGCTTCTTTTTCTCGAATCCCCGTCTCTGTAATTTCAGGAGAACTCGGATCTTGTGAAGCTCCTGGAGGAGAGAGAGTGAGTAATTTGCCTGCATCGATTGTTCTCGTTTGTCTATGATGGATAGGGCTTCTTGATGTGCGAGTGTTCTGGTGTTGACTCTATTTGGTTTGATTTGGTGCGTGCAGCAAGTTCATAGAGCTGAGCGGGGCTGAGCTCCAGAATCTGCGGCTGGCAAACTGGCAGCTTGCGCAGGCTAATTCCCAGATGTTAGCAGTAAGTTATCCCTGCAAGAAACTCCATTATCCCTGTTTTCCAACCGTGGACTTGAACATGTTCATCACGAGGCTAATCTCTGTCTTGAAATGTTTGCTTCGCAGGAGCTAAATCTTGGCAAAAATAGGGTAAGTTGGTGCTTCTTTGGTCAATCTTGACAACATGTGCTCACATTTTATAGAGAAAATTTTGATCATGACATTCTCAGATCTGATCAGCCAATGTTTTTCTTCTTATCTTTCTGAAGCTGAAATCGCTACAACATGAGCTTACCTGCTCCAGAGCTGCCCTCAAAGTAAAATCATCGGAACTTGAGGTATATCATATCATCTGATGCCAAATGTTCATGATGCTTCTGTTCATGTGCCCTGAACCGCGATGCCCCTAATGACAGGAGGCAAAGAAAGCGCTGAAGAGCAGCAGACTCCAGCAACAGAAGAGCGCGAACGAGACGGCACGCCACTTGGCTGCCGACAGAGCTGCAGCAGCTGCACAGCTCAAGGATGGAGACGCGGAGCCCGCTTCGGATGCGTCGCGTGCCGCCAGTGCCAAGAAGTCTACCTGCAACGCCAGCCGGAAGAGGCTGCTGAGATCTCGATGTAACAATGATATCCCTACCAGTATTTGACACATACATCTCTTCACATTTGTGGCCATGCTAACTGATTCTGATTGGCATGTTCTTTGCTAGCTCTGGGACCTGCGGTGGCGCCGACGAAGCTGGTGGCGGCGTCCAAGGAGAGGGAGAGCGCACAGAGGCGGTAAGTAACACCCACAAGCTCGTCAAAATCATCAAATGTTCGATCTGGGAGGAAACGCCGTTCAGCCACTGATTCTTGCTGTTTCTGCAGCAAGTCCATGAGAACGCCTCAGCCGAGTGGGCGCAGGGAAGACTTGTTCGAGATAGAGGACGTTCAGCTCACCGCCGGCGGTGGAGATGACAAGAAGGAGATGTCGTGGGAGCTGGATTCATCGGTGCAGTTCCCACGCAGGTCGTCGCTGGGGAGGCCGCTCCGGCGGGCCACAGAGAAGGTCACCTCCTACAAGGAGATGCCTGTCAACATTAAGCTTAGGAGGCCCTAAGCAGTAGCACAAGTTGGTTGCAGTTTTTTGCATCCAGTTAGATTATGTATAATGAGTTAACTTATTCTTTGCTGCCTTCTGCTTCTGCTTCTGCAGATGCGCAGCCAGCGTGTGTTTGGTGTGAAAAATCTGGATTGTAGTGTGAAAGAATGGTGTTGGCAAACAGATTCACTAATTTGTTCATCACTCTGAACTTCATAATTGGCAAAGAGACACGATGCAAAAAATTCATCTAGAACATCATCTGACAAAAATTCAGTACATCCACAATCTGATCATAACAGTCACCAAAAGTTGCAGGAGAAACGAGTACTAGAGAGCTTGGAAGATTCTCTAACACGAAATCTTTTGCTCATTTGGTGCTTGAAAACGAATTCAAGCCACTCTGAACTTCATAATTGGCAGAAGCGAAATGCTCTTTCACCAGTGCAAGAGCTCTCGCCCTATGAGATATTTCATTCTTTTCTGACTTGGGCATCTCAGCATACCTGTATTACATGCCCACCTGTCAGTACATAATTGCAAGTGATGCGTGAAAGCAATGGAAATCATCATGAAACTCACGTTTGTTCAAATCCATCTGGTTGGAATACAGGGTCCCATCCAAAATCAGCAGGGCCTCTGGCAGGTACAATTTTCCCCTGCACATGGAGAAGGAAATCTCAAACACGCTCGCTTGCATTTTTCTTACTAAAATATGGCGTCAGATCTTACTGTCCTTGCTGAAATAACGCACCAGAACAGATCAAAGTGCTATGATGTGTTTCTTTAACCAAGGTGCACATGAAGAAAGATAATCTAACAAGATAACAACCCCTCAAAAAAAATCTAACAAGATAACAGTGTTTCTCTGTGTTGAATGTAAAAACTACTTTACTCACTTATAAACAAAATACATCAAAAAATACAAGTTCCAAGGCATACAGGTTATAGAGGGATATGGCATACACATCATACTTCAGATGAAAATTCCAAGAAGTGACATCTTACTGCTGTTTTTCCAACAAATGTGATCGGTTCCTCCTCTGGTCCAAGAGCAAGCGAAAAGATGCACATAGCAAAAGCTGATTTGTCTTCATAAGCTATTAACAAATTGTTCAAACCTATAATTGCAGAAATAGTATGCATGAGTTCACCAAGTCAAACATTAGAAAGAACGAAACAAGAATTGAGTAGCCATATTACCTTCATGCCCAATCTTCTCTAGAAACCATTTTCTGTACATTCATGTGTGCAAACATCCAGATAAGGAACAAAGAGATTTGTTAGACTGGATATCTGAAAGCATTTTCTCAATAAGGTATAGTGGTGAAGGATGTTTATTATCTGTAACTTGGTAATAAGAAAATATGTTATAGTGCCTGGAGAAGAAAAGGACTTACATATAGGGCCCTGCAGCACAAAGAAAATTATATCATATAGAGCACATTGAATTCATTTAGGAAGTGAAAAGAAAGAACAATGCAAATCGGTTACCTGGCAAACCTTTGAGCGCATTGAAACATAGACAGGTGTCCTCGACAAGTACAGGGCCATTTATCTACTCAAAGAGGAATGCAGATTCATTAACAAGAGTTCAAACAACTTAAATAAAAATTCTCTGCATAATTATTCTAGTATTAGAAAAACATAGAGGTACCTGAGATGCAGCCATTCGGGCCTTCTCTTTAGATATGTCCTCTGGCTCACCTTGCAACTCAGGCACTGCGATATTTAACAGAGAATAATACCATCAATAAAAAAAAACAAGTTCTTCGGTGTTACTTTTTTTATGACTTCTTACTTCTCAAAACTGAAATCACATACTTAGAGGAACTTGCATGATTTCCATCAGAACCATATTTTGAAATTTGATATATCACTATTGCCTATTTAAAATGAGCACGCTTAGTCCATCCCCAGCTGAATTATTATATGTAGGGCATCAGGATCCTAATTCAAGTGTATGGGTCCAGATTCCAATTCCATCAGAGGGTTCGTCACTGCTATGGATCATAATATCTGGATTTTATACCTTAACTAGAATCCCAGAATGCAAATGCGATATCTTCACAATTATTAAAAATCTGGACTTCCTACCTCTCAGCCAGTAATAATACCAGAATACAATAGATAAATAATTACAGGCAATATGAAGACCACATGACAACAGTAACTAATCACATGAATCACAAGTCCACTGGCTATTGCATTCCCACCTGTTCCCTCCAAACATACCCCTAAACTGTTGCATAATTTTGGCATAGAAAGTCAGTGTGCTATTCCCCTAAACATTATCGATGCACATCGACACCATTTAAAGAAGGAAAAATAAGCGGAACAACAAGGGCACATGTCATCATCTGTCCTAAATTTGGGTTATAAGACACCCAAGATTTTGGGGgtgaatactccctccgtcccaaaattcttgtcttagattagtctagatacggatgtatctaatactaaaacgtgacttgatacatccgtatttagacaaatctaagacaagaattttgggatggaCGGAGTATTAAACATGGAAAACACATGGTTTTATCATTATCCGTGGAAACGTACGGTTCGATGAAGCTAAAACAGTAGGAGACAGTAACCGAAGCTGTGAAGCAACTATTCCTAATTCACAATTTTCAGCTACAACCAATTCCCCGTTATATGTTTGTTGTGCGCTAACTACAAAGCAAATTTTTATGATCCAGATAACAAAGTCAAATAGGAGTACCTACAGATTGGTGTTATCCTAGGGTTCGGGCACCATAAGAAGCCACGGTTACGCAGCCACGCCACTCCCATCAACCAGCAAGTCCTAGGCATCCTTACTCTAGCACTAAACCTTTCACTGATATGCTGCTACCTTGTACATACATAAATGGAGGAGAGGTAGAGGGGGTGGAAGAAAGAGCAGGAGCCAGCTTCAGCTTACAGTCGAGTTTGAGGGACTGGAAGGGGATGGAGGAGCCGAGAATCGCACGGACTTCCTCCAGCTTCTTGGCGTTGCCCGTCACGAAGGTCACCGCCTTCGGCAGCactcgcgccgccgccaccgcgcccgACATGATGCGGTGTTGCGCGGTGCTCTGCTTCCGGCGTGAAACGGGAGAAAGGCTGCGCCCTGCGGATCCGAGGGTCCACGGCGACGGCGGCTGTCACTGGTTTTAGGGCCCCAATTAGACTTCTTTTCCCTTTTCTTCGTTTTAGCGGTTTTGCAAGTATAACACTCCTATATACTCCTAGATCCTTGGAGCAACTCCAATGGGACGACTCATTTCGTTCGCCCAACGCGCCGATCCAAATGGACGTATGTCCGTTTTTCGTCCGCGGGCGACCCATTCCCGACTTAATTTTAAGCCGgatttgcgtcggcgcggacacgaGATGGACGCGCGTGCGCGTCTACTCCTTCCCCGGGCCCGCCGGTCGGTGACAGCCACCATCATTTTCCCCCATTTTTCACATAAACACTCCCGCCCGCGCGCGCTCCCGCCCCCCAACCAGCCATGGAGGACGCCATCGACCTCGATCTCGATGCCaccgccggcctcgcctccctcgCCTCGTCCGGCGTCGTTGCCCCCTCCGGGAAAGGCAAGCCTCGTGCCCCGCGCAAGACCGCCACTGCGACCAAGCCAAAGAAGGTGCTGACGCCCGAACAGCGGGTAAGGGAGTCGGCCAAGAGGAAGGGCCGGAGGCACGCCGCGGGCGCGAGGGATGAGGCCGCCCCGcaggccgccgccgtcgccgccgcgcaGCTGGAGTTCACCAACCCCCGCGTCGCGACGGCAAAGAAAGAGGCGCTCTACATGCTAGGACCTAGGGGTAAGCCCTAGCCAGCACAGCCTCGTccaagccgccgtcgccgccgctagCACCGGCTCGTCGGCGTTTCCTCGGATGGTGCTGCCCGACTCAACCGCGCGTCGGCTTGCAACCCGGTCCCCGGATTCCACGTCTACCCGCAGGCCTCCCGCCTCTCCGGGGAGTGCTCACCCGACGTGAGCGTGGTCGCGCCTTCcacgcccgcgcccgcgcccatCGACCTCAACGCCACCTCGGTGGTCGGTGGCTTGTCATCCGGTGGCACGAGGAAACGCGCGCGGCAGACGCCGGCCGGCGGGCTCCCGGACGCTCGTAACCTGTTCGAGGAAATGCCGTCCGCCGTCAATGAGAACTACATGCAAAACCTCATCTTTGAGGATGGTGCGCCGGGCGATAGCTACGATCCCGAGGAGACACAAAGCCAGGACAGCCGCGGGGCATTCACGCCGGCCGCTGGCTATGATCCCGATCAGGCGGCCTTCATGTGTGATCAGGTCGGCATCGACCTGGACGGCTTCCCCCTCGACCACGAGTTCCCGGACGACTATGGGCTAGAGGAAGAGGACGAGTGCGACATCAAAGTGGAGCCTTTGTTCGAGGACGAGCTCGCCAACCAAGTCGCCGGTCCTAGCCGAAGCGCAAGAGCAAGCGCACGAAGGCGTACACAGCTGCCGAGGACAAGCTTCTTTACGAGTGTTGGCGAGACATTGGACAAGACCCAAAGATGGGCGCCGAGCAAAAGCATTCAACCTTTTGGACTCGTGTGCACCAAGAGTTTTCGTGAGCGCAAGAAGTTTTCACCTTACCAATTTGTGAGCACGCGCGGGTGGGTCTTCATTTCCAAGCGGTGGAGGGTGATCCAACAAGAGCGTCAAGGCCCGCCCCGTGAGCGGCATAGGCATGCAAGACATGGTATGATAGCGCCCTCTTTTGTGTCATCAAGATCATCCTTTTACGTCTTCATTTGCTATCACTTGCCCATATGCTTGCATGGAAacattttgtaggcatttcaaGCTTTGGAGGCATTCAAGGTTCAACACAATGGCAAGTGCTTCAACCTCTCCCATTGCTATCGGGTCATCAAGAACGAAGAGAAGTTCAAGGCACAATATGCCGCACTCAAGGCACGTGGGGGGAAGAAAGCCATGTAGGATGTTGGGGAGGACGAGCCGGCACGGCCGCGGGGGAAGACCAACTCCAAGAAGGAGGACAAGCTAGATGCGGCCACCAACGCCTTGATCGCAAGCATGGACGACATGATGAATAAGAAGGACTCAAGGGAGGAGGAGCGCCGGCGTTTCAAGGCGGAGCAAATGGATGCTTTCATGGAGATCCAAAGGAGGAGGCTTGATCTTGACGCcgagaagcaagccaagatgtTCGAGCtcgagggggaaaggcaagccaAGATGCTAGAGATCGAGGCCGCCAACGCCAAGACCAAGGCGAAAGAAGTGGCTCTTGTGAGCATGATGACCGAGGTGGAGATCATGAAGGTGGATCTCAACACTATGTCGCCAAGGAAGAGGCCGTGGTTCAAGAAGATGCTGGCCAACATGCTCAAGTTCGACGACGAGTGATCTATGGCGGCGAGGGTCATCTTTTTTGTATGCCAGCAGGTGTGCCGGCATGACCACGGGAGCCGCGATGACGTGATCAAACTCAAGTCTTACCCTTTTTTATGTGGTGACATGTGTACTGGCCGGTTGGCGAGTGCGCCAGCATGAACTTTGGTGATATTTTCTAAAGCCGACATTGTATGCCGGCGCTGGCATGGTGCCGGCATGAGACATGGCCACTGGCATGATCGACCGTAGGCCCTTTTTATTTAAAAGTTGAATGCGGGCATGaaatgggtcggcgcgttgggcgcACTGCCGACCCAAATGCAAAACTGGGCGGACGCCGGACGGGCGGTCGACCCAAACGGACAAGACAAAAAGCGGACGAATGTgtcgtccgtttgggtcggcccaTTGTAGTTGCTCTTACTATCTTTATTGTTTTCTGAACACACtagtacagacgcaagcgcttATATACACGCACATACACTCATCCTTATGAACACACACGCACATCCTACCCatatgagcacctccgaaagactgagccgacacatcatcttgaaatttacgaagtcatcATAGGCATCTCGTCATCGACGGGAACGGctcctcccactgaatgcgcatcaccgaaaatcctgaaataaatccaggaataaacGCGAGCATTAGGACTTGAACCCTGATGGGCTGGAATACCAcaccctctaaccatccaaccatagGTTGGTTCGCACTATCATTATTATTTTAATATGCACACATGTCATACCATCACAGACCCGTCACAATATGTATGGAAAAAAGTTTTTTATTATTGTTTTATCCCATGCACACATCCTACCTCACCACACATGCCTCCTCATTGAAGTTTCACTCAGCATGCATGGAAAAATCTATTAGTATGCCACTTATATTCAATAATTTTTTCAACTACACAATAATCAAATACAATATATACAATGTATTGTTAGTTTTAGTACATATATTATAAATTCAACTATTCATGTTTCATGCAATCGCTTGATAAACATTGCAATCAATTACGCAGTAACATGTGGGATATTCTTTAGTTTAAGAATTAGGTATGTCTGCTTTCTAGGATGTGTCTAGATAtgctctagttattgcacatcgAAATAACTCTTTTTTCTAACCAAATGCATCCGATTACATTATTACGTGAACTCGCTTGTCAGTAAAGCTTCTACATCAAGGATTATATTATCTGCCATTAACACTTCATACAAAATCATGTAACATCCCATACCTGCTGATACATGAGTTGCTCTATTACCGTTCCTATTTGCAAAGTTGAAACTGAACTGATTGAAGTTTTGGTTCATGAACATTTTTAGTTCCGCTAGTGTCATGCAGACAACTGATTGATCATGTTCTTTTTGCTCTACACCTTGTTTTAATAACATGGAGCCAG
Coding sequences within it:
- the LOC125508283 gene encoding shugoshin-1-like; amino-acid sequence: METAVLAPQQVNPAQAAVPQTRNAAAMAAMRKLGATSARRKTLCDITNLRRPLEAAADEGHQDGSRCADGVDAVARLVKENSDLVKLLEERDKFIELSGAELQNLRLANWQLAQANSQMLAELNLGKNRLKSLQHELTCSRAALKVKSSELEEAKKALKSSRLQQQKSANETARHLAADRAAAAAQLKDGDAEPASDASRAASAKKSTCNASRKRLLRSRSLGPAVAPTKLVAASKERESAQRRKSMRTPQPSGRREDLFEIEDVQLTAGGGDDKKEMSWELDSSVQFPRRSSLGRPLRRATEKVTSYKEMPVNIKLRRP
- the LOC125508294 gene encoding inosine triphosphate pyrophosphatase encodes the protein MSGAVAAARVLPKAVTFVTGNAKKLEEVRAILGSSIPFQSLKLDLPELQGEPEDISKEKARMAASQINGPVLVEDTCLCFNALKGLPGPYIKWFLEKIGHEGLNNLLIAYEDKSAFAMCIFSLALGPEEEPITFVGKTAGKIVPARGPADFGWDPVFQPDGFEQTYAEMPKSEKNEISHRARALALVKEHFASANYEVQSGLNSFSSTK